A window from Quercus lobata isolate SW786 unplaced genomic scaffold, ValleyOak3.0 Primary Assembly Scq3eQI_53, whole genome shotgun sequence encodes these proteins:
- the LOC115972812 gene encoding receptor-like protein kinase FERONIA: protein MRNLSVLTPVVSIFCIFFLLYQITLVASSAPPPYVPDDAIITLDCGSATADKSKDMYSRDWSGDFQSKFFPKEENNLKSSTSKAPVEGTVTKAPYTTARISSSQFTYVFPVTVGPKFVRLHFNPVIYPGFERSNAFFTVKAGSITLLRNFTASVLADSSQKKPFFKEFCVNAGKDQKLNLTFIPFSTTFYAFINGIEIVPMPDDLYYSPIGTPNDKVPLYVGQNPEFYINYSTALEMVYRLNVAGNLISPTDDTGFFRQWSSDNNYFKSTGTLMPHQPSWILDYVYEPNYTAPDDVYRSARTMGFNRTKNRLSNLTWGLPVDTGFNYLVRLHFCEIDPNIYFVGLWRFIIYIDSLLAEQEADVIGWTDKIGRPVYKDYVVNIRKKGDEGSHNLSIDLHPITTFSNDEAILNGVEVFKLSNSDGNLAGPSEMLPTLLAALTNKEKESNTEKTIFIVIGGGVGFLVVLTSVCIFVLLKLRKSRSYGSYFPLSKCWCWHNPYKGNSTRTKALSLPRELCRHFSLDEIRTATYNFHQELIIGRGGFGCVYKGFIDQLAGTTIVAIKRLNPESRQGAREFKTEIKMLSQLRHGHLVSLIGYCNDEGEMILVYEYMINGTLSDHLFDTKKDALTWKQRLEICIGAAHGLHYLHTCMKNPIIHRDVKATNILLDDKWGSKVSDFGLSKMGLHETAVSSMVKGTFGYLDPDYARNQQVTAKSDVYSFGVVLLEVLCGRKALNSKLEQEQWHLANWARKCIEKGTINQVIDPHLKGKIAPDCFKVYVEVAESCVRDHGIDRPTMNDVMEKLEFAFELQQNADAEQEKINPSGDITYQEVLSFRVSGRTTDVGASQHINVSNGPMFESDSSIVLSTGIIRDVTVNSNTTT from the coding sequence ATGAGGAACCTCTCGGTGCTCACACCTGTTGTTTCCATCTTCTGCATATTCTTCCTTCTTTATCAAATCACACTAGTAGCTTCTTCCGCCCCTCCTCCTTATGTCCCTGATGATGCTATTATTACCCTCGACTGTGGCAGTGCCACTGCAGACAAGTCGAAGGATATGTATTCGCGCGACTGGAGTGGAGACTTTCAGTCTAAGTTCTTtcccaaagaagaaaataatcttAAATCTAGTACCTCTAAAGCCCCAGTAGAAGGCACCGTCACAAAAGCCCCTTACACCACTGCACGTATATCTTCTTCTCAATTCACGTACGTATTTCCAGTCACCGTTGGTCCGAAATTCGTTCGGTTGCACTTTAACCCAGTCATTTACCCAGGTTTTGAGAGGTCCAACGCCTTTTTCACTGTCAAAGCAGGTTCGATCACCTTACTTAGAAACTTCACTGCTTCCGTTCTTGCTGATTCTTCGCAGAAAAAACCTTTCTTCAAAGAGTTCTGCGTCAACGCCGGAAAGGatcaaaaattgaatttaaccTTCATCCCTTTTTCGACTACTTTCTATGCTTTCATTAATGGAATTGAGATCGTGCCCATGCCCGACGACCTGTACTACAGTCCAATAGGTACCCCTAATGATAAAGTCCCTCTTTATGTCGGCCAAAATCCTGAGTTCTACATAAACTACAGCACGGCACTCGAGATGGTTTATCGATTAAACGTGGCTGGTAATTTGATATCACCAACGGATGATACTGGCTTCTTTAGACAATGGTCCTCggataataattatttcaagAGTACTGGAACCCTGATGCCACACCAGCCATCTTGGATACTCGACTACGTATATGAACCAAATTACACTGCACCAGATGATGTCTATCGTTCTGCAAGGACAATGGGTTTTAACCGCACCAAGAACAGGCTTTCCAATTTGACATGGGGATTACCAGTTGATACGGGATTTAATTACCTGGTGAGGCTCCATTTCTGTGAAATAGACCCCAATATTTACTTCGTTGGTCTATGGCGGTTCATCATATATATAGACTCTCTTCTAGCCGAACAAGAAGCTGATGTAATAGGGTGGACTGACAAAATCGGTAGGCCTGTTTACAAAGACTATGTAGTAAACATCAGAAAGAAGGGAGATGAGGGCAGCCATAATCTCTCCATTGATCTACACCCTATTACAACCTTTTCTAACGATGAAGCCATTTTAAATGGTGTGGAAGTGTTCAAACTGAGCAACTCAGATGGTAACCTCGCAGGACCTAGTGAAATGCTGCCGACTCTACTTGCTGCCTTGACAAACAAGGAGAAGGAATCCAATACAGAGAAAACAATATTCATTGTCATTGGAGGTGGTGTGGGCTTCTTAGTGGTGCTCACTTCAGTATGTATCTTCGTTCTTTTGAAACTAAGAAAGTCCAGGAGCTACGGTTCTTATTTTCCACTATCAAAGTGCTGGTGTTGGCATAATCCATATAAAGGAAATTCAACAAGGACAAAGGCCTTGTCATTGCCCAGAGAACTATGCCGCCACTTCTCGCTAGATGAAATCAGAACAGCAACCTACAACTTTCACCAAGAACTGATTATCGGCCGAGGTGGTTTTGGATGTGTATATAAGGGTTTCATTGACCAGCTGGCCGGTACCACGATTGTGGCAATCAAGCGGTTGAACCCTGAGTCTCGACAAGGTGCTAGAGAGTTCAAGACTGAGATCAAAATGCTTTCTCAACTTCGTCATGGCCATCTTGTCTCTCTCATTGGATACTGCAATGATGAGGGTGAGATGATCCTCGTCTATGAATACATGATAAATGGGACGCTCAGTGACCACCTCTTCGACACCAAAAAAGATGCTCTCACGTGGAAACAAAGACTTGAGATATGCATCGGGGCGGCACATGGTTTGCACTACCTCCACACCTGCATGAAGAATCCCATTATCCACCGTGATGTGAAGGCCACCAACATTCTATTGGATGACAAATGGGGGTCTAAGGTTTCTGATTTTGGGTTATCCAAAATGGGTTTGCATGAAACTGCTGTCAGTTCCATGGTTAAGGGTACATTTGGATATTTGGATCCGGATTATGCAAGAAATCAGCAAGTGACTGCGAAGTCCGACGTGTACTCTTTCGGTGTGGTGCTGTTGGAAGTGCTATGTGGCAGAAAGGCACTTAATTCAAAACTTGAACAAGAGCAATGGCATCTGGCCAACTGGGCTCGAAAATGCATTGAAAAGGGAACCATTAATCAGGTCATTGATCCGCATCTGAAGGGAAAGATTGCTCCGGATTGTTTCAAGGTCTATGTGGAGGTTGCGGAGAGTTGTGTGCGTGATCATGGGATCGACAGGCCTACGATGAATGATGTGATGGAAAAGCTCGAGTTTGCATTTGAACTGCAACAGAATGCGGACGCAGAGCAGGAAAAAATCAATCCCAGTGGTGATATTACCTATCAGGAGGTGTTATCATTTCGTGTTTCTGGTCGCACTACTGATGTTGGTGCTTCTCAACACATCAACGTTTCCAATGGACCCATGTTTGAATCAGATAGTAGTATTGTGCTGTCTACTGGCATAATTCGAGACGTCACAGTCAACTCCAACACTACAACTTAG